One window of Chryseobacterium indologenes genomic DNA carries:
- a CDS encoding AraC family transcriptional regulator: protein MERRVTKRIKTITEFHRSRGLPPPEHPLISVIDYKDVKRPADIGEVNWMLDFYQISLKIGMNGKLKYGQQEYDFDEGTLFFISPNQVFRIEADSGLKEKQSGWMLLIHPDFLWNTSLAKTIKQYDFFDYSVNEALFLSKKEELTINGIIENIEQEYHAVIDKFSQNIIISHIETLLSYSERFYERQFITRKITNHTILNRLETLLADYFNDNDLVSKGLPTVQFTAKELGISPNYLSRLLTTLTGQSTQQFIHDKLIEKAKEKLSTTELSVSEIAYELGFEHPQSFTKLFKNKTRLSPLEFRASFQ, encoded by the coding sequence ATGGAAAGACGGGTTACCAAAAGAATAAAAACCATTACAGAATTTCACCGTTCAAGAGGATTACCGCCTCCTGAGCATCCGCTCATCAGTGTCATTGATTACAAAGATGTTAAACGTCCTGCTGATATCGGAGAAGTTAATTGGATGCTGGATTTTTACCAGATCTCTTTGAAAATAGGAATGAACGGAAAACTGAAATATGGCCAGCAGGAATATGATTTTGATGAAGGAACTCTGTTTTTTATTTCTCCGAATCAGGTTTTCAGAATTGAAGCAGATTCCGGTCTGAAGGAGAAGCAATCAGGCTGGATGCTGTTGATTCACCCTGATTTTCTGTGGAACACTTCATTAGCAAAAACCATAAAACAATATGATTTTTTCGATTATTCTGTGAATGAAGCTTTGTTTCTTTCCAAAAAAGAGGAACTTACGATCAATGGAATTATAGAAAATATTGAACAGGAATATCATGCAGTGATTGATAAATTCAGCCAGAATATTATCATCTCCCATATTGAAACACTGCTCAGTTATTCTGAAAGATTTTATGAAAGGCAGTTCATCACCAGAAAAATAACCAATCATACCATCCTGAACCGTTTAGAAACTTTATTGGCGGATTATTTCAATGATAATGATCTGGTATCAAAAGGATTGCCCACCGTTCAGTTTACAGCCAAAGAACTTGGAATTTCACCCAATTACCTTAGCCGGCTGCTAACGACTCTTACCGGGCAAAGTACCCAGCAGTTTATCCATGACAAGTTGATTGAAAAAGCAAAAGAAAAGCTTTCTACGACAGAGCTCTCAGTAAGTGAGATTGCTTATGAACTGGGCTTTGAGCATCCGCAGTCCTTTACAAAACTGTTTAAAAATAAAACCCGGCTTTCTCCGCTGGAGTTCAGAGCTTCTTTTCAGTAG
- a CDS encoding SDR family oxidoreductase, translating to MNIVLTGSIGNIGKPLTKELVEKGHSVTVISSNEERIAAIEALGAKAAIGSMFDADFLTKTFTGADIVYLMETMEAAGDMFDKSIDFIGKISEIGNNYKTAVERSRVKKIIHLSSIGAHTDKGTGIIVFHHHVEQILKQLPDDIAIKFIRPVGIYFNMFSFIPTIKNKGVIISNWGGDQKEPWVSPLDIADAVTEEMDKPFMGREIRYVASDEVSPNEIAKALGESIGKADLEWKVISDQELLENWLHIGFNEQIAKGFVETQASQGSGILYEDYYQHQPVLGKVKLADFAKEFAVAYHKEEV from the coding sequence ATGAATATTGTTTTAACAGGTTCCATCGGGAACATAGGAAAACCACTTACAAAAGAACTCGTAGAAAAAGGACACTCGGTAACAGTGATCAGCAGTAATGAAGAAAGAATAGCTGCTATAGAAGCGCTGGGTGCAAAAGCTGCTATAGGAAGTATGTTTGATGCAGACTTTCTCACCAAAACATTTACAGGGGCAGATATTGTGTATTTAATGGAAACAATGGAAGCAGCGGGAGACATGTTTGATAAAAGCATTGATTTTATTGGAAAGATTAGTGAAATCGGCAACAATTACAAAACTGCTGTGGAACGTTCTAGAGTGAAGAAAATTATCCATCTCAGCAGCATTGGTGCCCATACAGATAAAGGGACAGGGATTATTGTCTTCCATCACCATGTAGAACAGATTCTGAAACAATTACCGGATGATATTGCGATTAAATTCATTCGTCCTGTTGGTATTTATTTCAATATGTTTTCGTTCATCCCTACGATAAAAAACAAAGGGGTTATTATTTCCAATTGGGGAGGTGATCAGAAAGAGCCTTGGGTTTCTCCGTTGGATATTGCAGATGCTGTAACGGAAGAAATGGATAAACCTTTTATGGGCAGAGAAATACGCTATGTAGCCAGTGATGAGGTTTCCCCTAATGAAATTGCAAAAGCTTTGGGAGAATCAATCGGTAAGGCAGATCTGGAATGGAAAGTGATTTCAGACCAGGAATTATTGGAAAACTGGCTTCACATCGGTTTCAATGAGCAGATAGCCAAAGGTTTTGTAGAAACACAGGCAAGTCAGGGAAGCGGAATTCTGTATGAGGATTACTATCAGCATCAGCCTGTCCTGGGGAAAGTAAAACTGGCAGATTTTGCGAAGGAATTTGCTGTTGCTTACCACAAAGAGGAAGTGTGA